One stretch of Xiphophorus hellerii strain 12219 chromosome 21, Xiphophorus_hellerii-4.1, whole genome shotgun sequence DNA includes these proteins:
- the plcd1a gene encoding 1-phosphatidylinositol 4,5-bisphosphate phosphodiesterase delta-1a isoform X2: protein MESEGDSRIDGLKDDDDLQFLLAGTKLIKIRSKSWQKSRYFSLMEDCRTILYSSKKLFKKDQTFLIDDIESVRKGRQTEGLKKYTEPSEEEMCFSIMFKGHNKCLDFMADSKEEADRWVSSLQKLINHVDNLNKKQKSEHWFISCMRKADKNKDNKLTLKELKHLLRHVNIEVNDTYAEEIFKKCDTSNSGTLEDLEIEEFYNHLTKREEVDVIYAKYAETQGEMSAGDLLNFLLNEQREQATMESALKLIEKYELDEAAKQKKHMTKDGFIMYLNQEDGSIFNPAHSLVYQDMSQPLNHYFISSSHNTYLMEDQLKGPSSTEGYVNALMKSCRCVELDCWDGPNGEPVIYHGYTLTSKVLFKDVIRAIKDYAFKTSQYPVILSLENHCTVEQQKLMAHHLINILGSALVTKPLGDTMPTNLPSPEELKGKFLVKGKRLNKLDAVFSNNNTVEEETVSEEDEAADCKENSQKAKSKKSKIKLATELSDIVIYCKSVHFGGFEHAKDNQSFYEMSSLKESKALQLADTSATAFIHHNMDKLTRIYPAGSRTDSSNYNPVPLWNVGCQIVALNFQTHTKEMQFNQGRFRPNGFCGYILKPEFQRSLSSQFNPQSLTNGPWLQKKILHVMVISAQQLPKVNKDKEKSIVDPLVKVEIQGVAADNAKKMTNHIENNGFNPMWNEKFEFPISVPELALLRFVVEDYDTASQNDHIGQYCLPLTSVQNGYRQVPLLTKKGVSIPSAGLFVHIMLMDQQ, encoded by the exons ATGGAATCGGAAGGGGACTCTAGGATAGACG GTCTAAAAGATGATGACGACCTTCAGTTCCTGCTGGCCGGCACGAAACTCATCAAGATTCGCTCAAAATCCTGGCAGAAGAGCCGCTACTTTAGTCTGATGGAAGACTGTAGAACTATCTTGTACTCATCTAAGAAGCTTTTCAAAAAAGACCAAACCT TCCTCATTGATGACATTGAATCTGTGCGCAAGGGCCGCCAGACCGAAGGACTCAAAAAATACACGGAGCCCTCCGAGGAAGAGATGTGCTTCTCTATCATGTTTAAGGGTCACAACAAGTGCCTCGACTTCATGGCGGACTCTAAAGAGGAGGCCGATCGGTGGGTCTCCAGCCTGCAGAAGCTCATCAACCATGTGGACAACCTCAACAAGAAGCAGAAGAGTGAACA TTGGTTTATCAGCTGCATGCGAAAAGCAGACAAGAACAAAGACAACAAGTTAACCCTGAAAGAGCTGAAGCATTTACTGCGACACGTCAACATTGAGGTGAATGACACCTATGCGGAGGAAATATTTAAG AAATGTGACACGTCAAATTCGGGTACCCTGGAAGACTTGGAGATCGAGGAATTTTATAACCACTTGACAAAGCGGGAGGAGGTAGATGTGATCTATGCGAAGTATGCTGAAACACAGGGTGAAATGAGCGCCGGGGACCTGCTGAATTTCCTACTGAATGAGCAGAGGGAGCAAGCGACTATGGAGAGTGCGCTCAAGCTGATTGAGAAATATGAATTGGACGAAGCAG CAAAACAGAAGAAGCACATGACTAAGGATGGCTTTATAATGTACCTCAACCAGGAGGATGGATCCATCTTCAACCCAGCTCACTCACTGGTGTATCAGGACATGAGTCAGCCTCTCAATCATTACTTCATCTCCTCCTCACACAACACCTACCTGATGGAGGACCAACTCAAAGGACCCAGCAGCACAGAGGGCTATGTAAA CGCATTGATGAAGAGTTGCCGTTGTGTGGAGCTGGACTGTTGGGACGGGCCAAATGGAGAGCCTGTAATTTATCATGGCTACACTCTAACATCAAAAGTCCTTTTCAAAGACGTCATCAGAGCCATCAAAGACTATGCCTTCaag ACATCTCAGTACCCTGTGATTCTGTCCCTGGAGAACCACTGCACAGTGGAACAACAAAAGCTCATGGCCCATCACTTAATCAACATCCTGGGTTCTGCTTTGGTCACAAAGCCTTTGGGTGACACCATGCCCACCAACCTCCCCTCACCAGAG gAGCTGAAAGGCAAGTTCCTCGTCAAGGGCAAACGGCTGAACAAACTGGATGCCGTGTTCTCCAACAACAACACTGTTGAAGAAGAAACGGTGTCTGAGGAGGATGAGGCTGCGGATTGCAAGGAGAACAGTCAAAAAGCAAAGTCAAAG aaatcaAAGATCAAACTCGCCACAGAACTGTCAGATATTGTTATCTATTGTAAGAGTGTCCATTTCGGTGGGTTTGAACATGCCAAAGACAACCAGAGCTTCTATGAAATGTCATCTTTGAAGGAGAGCAAAGCTTTGCAACTGGCTGATACTTCAG CCACTGCCTTCATTCATCACAACATGGACAAACTCACCAGGATCTACCCAGCTGGCTCTAGGACGGACTCCTCCAACTACAACCCTGTTCCTCTGTGGAACGTTGGCTGCCAGATCG TGGCGCTGAACTTCCAAACTCACACTAAAGAGATGCAATTTAATCAGGGCCGGTTTCGGCCAAACGGATTTTGCGGATACATCTTGAAGCCCGAATTCCAGAGAAGCCTGTCGTCTCAGTTCAATCCCCAATCTCTTACCAATGGGCCATGGCTACAGAAGAAGATCCTCCATGTCATG GTGATCTCAGCTCAGCAATTGCCTAAAGTGAACAAGGACAAAGAGAAGTCCATCGTTGACCCTCTGGTGAAAGTGGAAATTCAGGGGGTCGCAGCAGACAACGCCAAGAAGATGACGAACCACATCGAAAACAATG GGTTCAACCCCATGTGGAATGAGAAATTTGAGTTTCCTATCAGCGTTCCCGAGCTGGCCTTGTTGCGGTTTGTGGTGGAGGACTACGACACAGCATCCCAGAATGATCACATTGGGCAGTACTGTCTGCCGCTCACCAGCGTTCAGAACG GATATCGCCAGGTCCCATTGCTCACCAAGAAGGGCGTCAGCATTCCCTCTGCAGGGCTGTTTGTGCATATCATGCTCATGGACCAGCAGTAA
- the plcd1a gene encoding 1-phosphatidylinositol 4,5-bisphosphate phosphodiesterase delta-1a isoform X1, producing the protein MSCFCLRPKRTSSQEKVFEEHQKKVAQENGKRLGLKDDDDLQFLLAGTKLIKIRSKSWQKSRYFSLMEDCRTILYSSKKLFKKDQTFLIDDIESVRKGRQTEGLKKYTEPSEEEMCFSIMFKGHNKCLDFMADSKEEADRWVSSLQKLINHVDNLNKKQKSEHWFISCMRKADKNKDNKLTLKELKHLLRHVNIEVNDTYAEEIFKKCDTSNSGTLEDLEIEEFYNHLTKREEVDVIYAKYAETQGEMSAGDLLNFLLNEQREQATMESALKLIEKYELDEAAKQKKHMTKDGFIMYLNQEDGSIFNPAHSLVYQDMSQPLNHYFISSSHNTYLMEDQLKGPSSTEGYVNALMKSCRCVELDCWDGPNGEPVIYHGYTLTSKVLFKDVIRAIKDYAFKTSQYPVILSLENHCTVEQQKLMAHHLINILGSALVTKPLGDTMPTNLPSPEELKGKFLVKGKRLNKLDAVFSNNNTVEEETVSEEDEAADCKENSQKAKSKKSKIKLATELSDIVIYCKSVHFGGFEHAKDNQSFYEMSSLKESKALQLADTSATAFIHHNMDKLTRIYPAGSRTDSSNYNPVPLWNVGCQIVALNFQTHTKEMQFNQGRFRPNGFCGYILKPEFQRSLSSQFNPQSLTNGPWLQKKILHVMVISAQQLPKVNKDKEKSIVDPLVKVEIQGVAADNAKKMTNHIENNGFNPMWNEKFEFPISVPELALLRFVVEDYDTASQNDHIGQYCLPLTSVQNGYRQVPLLTKKGVSIPSAGLFVHIMLMDQQ; encoded by the exons ATGTCTTGCTTCTGTCTACGTCCTAAAAGGACAAGCTCACAGGAGAAAGTATTTGAGGAGCACCAGAAAAAGGTCGCGCAGGAAAATGGGAAACGCCTGG GTCTAAAAGATGATGACGACCTTCAGTTCCTGCTGGCCGGCACGAAACTCATCAAGATTCGCTCAAAATCCTGGCAGAAGAGCCGCTACTTTAGTCTGATGGAAGACTGTAGAACTATCTTGTACTCATCTAAGAAGCTTTTCAAAAAAGACCAAACCT TCCTCATTGATGACATTGAATCTGTGCGCAAGGGCCGCCAGACCGAAGGACTCAAAAAATACACGGAGCCCTCCGAGGAAGAGATGTGCTTCTCTATCATGTTTAAGGGTCACAACAAGTGCCTCGACTTCATGGCGGACTCTAAAGAGGAGGCCGATCGGTGGGTCTCCAGCCTGCAGAAGCTCATCAACCATGTGGACAACCTCAACAAGAAGCAGAAGAGTGAACA TTGGTTTATCAGCTGCATGCGAAAAGCAGACAAGAACAAAGACAACAAGTTAACCCTGAAAGAGCTGAAGCATTTACTGCGACACGTCAACATTGAGGTGAATGACACCTATGCGGAGGAAATATTTAAG AAATGTGACACGTCAAATTCGGGTACCCTGGAAGACTTGGAGATCGAGGAATTTTATAACCACTTGACAAAGCGGGAGGAGGTAGATGTGATCTATGCGAAGTATGCTGAAACACAGGGTGAAATGAGCGCCGGGGACCTGCTGAATTTCCTACTGAATGAGCAGAGGGAGCAAGCGACTATGGAGAGTGCGCTCAAGCTGATTGAGAAATATGAATTGGACGAAGCAG CAAAACAGAAGAAGCACATGACTAAGGATGGCTTTATAATGTACCTCAACCAGGAGGATGGATCCATCTTCAACCCAGCTCACTCACTGGTGTATCAGGACATGAGTCAGCCTCTCAATCATTACTTCATCTCCTCCTCACACAACACCTACCTGATGGAGGACCAACTCAAAGGACCCAGCAGCACAGAGGGCTATGTAAA CGCATTGATGAAGAGTTGCCGTTGTGTGGAGCTGGACTGTTGGGACGGGCCAAATGGAGAGCCTGTAATTTATCATGGCTACACTCTAACATCAAAAGTCCTTTTCAAAGACGTCATCAGAGCCATCAAAGACTATGCCTTCaag ACATCTCAGTACCCTGTGATTCTGTCCCTGGAGAACCACTGCACAGTGGAACAACAAAAGCTCATGGCCCATCACTTAATCAACATCCTGGGTTCTGCTTTGGTCACAAAGCCTTTGGGTGACACCATGCCCACCAACCTCCCCTCACCAGAG gAGCTGAAAGGCAAGTTCCTCGTCAAGGGCAAACGGCTGAACAAACTGGATGCCGTGTTCTCCAACAACAACACTGTTGAAGAAGAAACGGTGTCTGAGGAGGATGAGGCTGCGGATTGCAAGGAGAACAGTCAAAAAGCAAAGTCAAAG aaatcaAAGATCAAACTCGCCACAGAACTGTCAGATATTGTTATCTATTGTAAGAGTGTCCATTTCGGTGGGTTTGAACATGCCAAAGACAACCAGAGCTTCTATGAAATGTCATCTTTGAAGGAGAGCAAAGCTTTGCAACTGGCTGATACTTCAG CCACTGCCTTCATTCATCACAACATGGACAAACTCACCAGGATCTACCCAGCTGGCTCTAGGACGGACTCCTCCAACTACAACCCTGTTCCTCTGTGGAACGTTGGCTGCCAGATCG TGGCGCTGAACTTCCAAACTCACACTAAAGAGATGCAATTTAATCAGGGCCGGTTTCGGCCAAACGGATTTTGCGGATACATCTTGAAGCCCGAATTCCAGAGAAGCCTGTCGTCTCAGTTCAATCCCCAATCTCTTACCAATGGGCCATGGCTACAGAAGAAGATCCTCCATGTCATG GTGATCTCAGCTCAGCAATTGCCTAAAGTGAACAAGGACAAAGAGAAGTCCATCGTTGACCCTCTGGTGAAAGTGGAAATTCAGGGGGTCGCAGCAGACAACGCCAAGAAGATGACGAACCACATCGAAAACAATG GGTTCAACCCCATGTGGAATGAGAAATTTGAGTTTCCTATCAGCGTTCCCGAGCTGGCCTTGTTGCGGTTTGTGGTGGAGGACTACGACACAGCATCCCAGAATGATCACATTGGGCAGTACTGTCTGCCGCTCACCAGCGTTCAGAACG GATATCGCCAGGTCCCATTGCTCACCAAGAAGGGCGTCAGCATTCCCTCTGCAGGGCTGTTTGTGCATATCATGCTCATGGACCAGCAGTAA